Sequence from the Amycolatopsis sp. NBC_00345 genome:
ACCGAATCCCTGGTTCGACGCCCTGGCCGGGGAACCATCGATCGCCCGGCGGTGACGGCCGTGTGGGAGCCTTCAGCCATGCCACAACTCTTGGTCAGCATCCGACCGGCCGACCTCACCTCGGAGGAGGGCGCGGTCGGTGACCTCATGGTCGAGTACATGACCTGGGCCACCGGGCAGTTCAAGGCCTCCTTCGGCATCGACGCCCCTACCGACCCCGCGCAGATGCGGGACAACGTCGCCGATTTCGGCAAGCCGTCGAGCGCGCTGCTGGTCGCCGTCGGCGCGGGCGGGGAGCTGGCCGGGGCCGGGGCGCTGCGGACGTTGGAACCGGGCGTCGTGGAACTCAAGCGGATGTACGTCCGGCCGGCCTGGCGTGGGCGGCACGTCGGGTCCCAGCTGCTCGATCGGCTGCTCGACCAGGCGGCCGAGCTGGGCGCCTCGACGATCCGGCTCGACACCGCGCGCTTCATGCACGACGCCCAGGGCCTGTACCGGTCACGGGGCTTCGCGGAGCGGCCCCCGTACCAGGGCACCGAGATACCCCCGGACTTCCAGCAGTACTGGGCTTTCTTCGAGCGGCCCGTCACCGGCGGCTGAGCGCTTTTCGCCGGAGCAGGGCGGGCCCGGCACCGCTATCGTCTTCCCATGGGGCAGACACTTCCGGTCGAGTTCACCGCCGACGAGGTCGAGGAGATCCAGCGCCACGCCGACGCCGCGGGGCGGAGCCTGCAGGACTTCGTGCGCGAGACGCTGATGGTCGCCGTGACGTCGCGGGGAGACCGGCGCTGCGCCGCCCTCGACCACGTGCTCGAGGTCAGCACCGGCCTCAACGAGCGGCTCGCGCGGTGATCGACTACCTCACCGTGCACGACCTGATGGTCGTCGCGCGGAAGGTGGTCGCCGGGGAGCTGGCGGTGCGCGACACGGGCATCCTGGCGTCCGCCGCCGCGCGGCCGCAAACCTCCGTGTTCGGCGAGGACGCGTACCCCGGCGTGTGGGAGAAGGCCGCGGCGCTGATGGAGTCCCTCGGCCGCGGCCACCCCCTCATCGACGGCAACAAACGCCTCGCCTGGACCGCCACCTGGTTCTTCCTCGGCCTCAACGACCACCCGCTGCGCGCGCCGCTGGACGAGGACACCGCCGAGCCGTTCGTCCACGACGTCGTCCAGGGCCGGCTCGACCTGCAGCGCATCGCGGCCCGGCTCGCCGAATTCGCCCGGTGACGGCACCGCGCGACAGTCCGAAGTAGACAGTCCCGCGCAGGACCGGCCCGGCGCTGCTTCACCGCACGGCCACCGGACCCGTAGGCTGGCCACGGGACAGCGAGAGACCGGGAGGTGCGCCGTGGCGAAACGCAGCCCACTGGCCTTGCTCCGCCGGTGGTCGGACTGGTTCGAGAACCGCGGCGTCTACATCCCCGGCGAGGAGAGCCGCGCCGTCGACCCCGTGCGGGACTTCGGCTGGCTGATGGTCGCCTGGGGCGCGGGCGTGGCGGTCTTCATCCTGCTGTTCGCCTTCGCCGTCTAAGTGGCGTTTCGGTGACGACTGTCACCCGGCGTGCCCTTTCGGTCACGGATCGGCCACGGGTCGACACCAGGTGCGCGTCTTCGCCCGCGAGCACGTGCATGTACGACCACAGTGGAGCGGGTCCGCTTCGGCAGCTACGCCGAACGGTCCCCCGCACACACCCCGACTGGAGTACCCCGCGATGGCGCTCGCGCGCACCCCGAAGCTGTTGCTGTCCGCCTTCTTGCTGTTCGGGGTGGCGGCCTGCGGGGTCGACGCGCGGGAGGGCACGGCGGCGCTGGGCGGCGGTGGCGCCCCGGCGAAGGCCGCGGCCGCGCAGTCCCCGGCCGACCTGCAGTTCGGCGCCGAGCACCGGTTCACCAGCGGCATCACGATCTCGATCTCGCCCCCGCAGTCGTTCCAGCCGAGCCCCGCGGCGTACCCGCGCAGCCCGCGCGCGGCGTCGTTCGACATCGAGGTGACGAACAACGGCGCCGACGCCTACAAGCTGTCCGGCCTCGCGGTCACGGCCAGCATCTCCGGCCGGCCGGCGAAGCAGGTGGTGGACGCCACGCAGGGCCTGAACGGCATCATCGACGCCGGCAAGGACCTGCAGTCCGGCCGCACCACGCGGATGACCCTCGCGTTCGCCGTGCCCGAGCAGACCACGCAGCTCAAGGTGCAGCTGCGGCCCAGCGCCGCCGAACCCGGCGTGGTCACCTACTGCGGGGCCGCCTGAATCACCGGGAGCAAGCCGGCGGACCGGCGTGCTTCCGGCCGGTTCGGCGACGACCGGCCCAGTACGCTGCGGTCATGACCGAGCAGCGACTCTCCCCGGGCGACGCCGCCCCCGACTTCACCCTGCCCGACAGCACGGGCAAGGACGTCTCGTTGAGCGACTTCCACGGCCAGGCCGTGGTCGTGTACTTCTACCCCGCCGCCGGCACGCCGGGCTGCACGAAGCAGGCCTGCGACTTCCGCGACAACCTGGCCGAGCTCAACGACGCCGGTTACCAGGTGCTGGGCGTCTCGCCGGACAAGCCGGAGAAGCTCGCCAAGTTCGTGGCGGCCGAGCAGCTGACCTTCCCGCTGCTGGCGGACCCGGACAAGACGGTGCTCACCGCGTGGGGCGCGTTCGGCGAGAAGAAGAACTACGGCCGCGTGGTGCAGGGCGTCATCCGCTCCACGTTCATCGTCGACGCCGACGGCAAGATCGCGAAGGCGCTCTACAACGTCCGCGCCACCGGCCACGTCGCGAAGCTGATCAAGGACCTCGGCCTGGCGGCCTGACTCCTGGACAGGCTCGTGAGTGGCGATGACGGTTAGAACCGTCATCGCCACTCACGAGTCTTTGACCGCCGGGAAGCGGAGCGTGAACGTCGAGCCGTGGTCCGGAGTGCTGGTGACGGCCACCGTGCCGCCGTGGGCCTCGGCCAGGTTGCGGACGATGGCCAGGCCGAGCCCGCTGCCGCCGGAGCCGCGGGTGCGGGACCGGTCCGCCCGCCAGAACCGGTCGAACACGTGCGGCAGGTCCTCGGGCGCGATGCCGACGCCGGTGTCGGCCACCTCGAAGACGACGTCGTCACCGTCGCGGCGACCGGTCACCGTGACCGTGCCGCCGCTCGGGGTGTGCCGCACGGCGTTGGACACCAGGTTGTCGAGGGACTGGCGCAGCCGCACCGGGTCCGCGGTCAGCTCGGGCTCGGTCATCAGCGGGACAGTCAGCTGGACGCCGGCCGCGTCGGCGCGCGGGGCGTGCGCCGCGGCCAGCTGCGCGAGGAGCACGTTCGCGTCGATCGGCTCCGGGTGCACGCGCAGCGACCCGGCGTCGGCGAGCGCCAGGTCCTGCAGGTCGTCGACGATGTGCTGCAGGTGCAGCGCCTCCTCCAGCAGCGACGCGACCAGCTCGTCGTCGAGCCGGCTGATGCCGTCCTGCGTGGCCTCCAGCCAGCCGCGGATGTTGCTCAACGGCGTGCGCAGCTCATGCGCGACGTCGCTGACCATCGCCTTGCGCGCGACCTCCAGCCGCTCACGCGCCTCGGACATGTCGTTGAACGCGACCGCCAGCCGCGCGATCTCGTCCTTGCCCTTCACCCGCACCCGGGCGCCGGTCTCGCCCGCCTTCATCCGCTGGGCCGCGCCGGTGAGCGCGTGCAGCGGCCGGATCAGCCGGATCGAGGCGAGGCCGGTGACGACGATGGTGAGCAGCAGGATCCCGCCCGCCACCTCGGCGAGCCGCACCCGGTTCTCCGAGGACAGCGTGAACCCGCTCGGCGGCTGGTCGCTGCCCTTCTCCGTGATGTAGAGCCACGCGGCCGGCGCGACGTACGGCGTCAGCTGCTCGCGCCGGGCGGACGTCACGCAGTTGCGGGCGGTCGGGTCGGTCGTGCTGGAGACCGGGCCCTCGAACGTCCAGTTCACCGGCGCGAGCTGAACGGCGGGCGCGGATTGTGAGTTACGGCCGAAGCAGGCGCTGACGAGCTGGTTCAGCTTCTCCAGCGCGGTCTCCTCGGTCTCGACGGGCTTTTCCAGGCCGGGCGCGCCGCACCGGGCCATCGCGAACGGGTCCTGCACCGCCACTCGCGGGTGCCCGCCCGGGCTGACTTCGATGTCGGCGTAGCCGAAGTACCGCTGCACGCACAGCTGCACCTTGTGGGCCGTGTCCATCAGGTCCTGACGCTCCTCCGCCGTCAGCGCGTACGGCCCGACGGCGCTGGGGTCGATCCGGTCGGGCGTCGACGGGACGCCGAGGCCCGGGTCCACCGACAGCGGGTCGATCACCACCGACGGCTGCTCTGGCAGCCGGCCCGGGTCCGGGTCCGAGCTCGCGATCAGCTTGCCCTGCGGGGTGGTCAGCACGACCCGGCGGCCGGTGGCGTCCGCGTACTTCCGCACGACCGGGCCGGCGCCGTCCCAGTTCGGGTGGGTGGCGGCGTAGGAGAGCAGGCCCTGGTAGATGGTGCCGTCGTCGGCGAAGACCTGCCCCTGCTCCTGCTGGATCGCGCCCGAAGTGGTCTGTGCGGCGAGCCACGCGGTGGCCGCGATCGCGCACACCGCGACCAGCGCCGACACCGCGATCCAGCGGATCAGCAGGCTACGGCGCATCGGGCGGCCCCGCCGTCAGCTTGTAGCCGACCCCGTAGACGGTGACCAGCCGCGCGGGCTTGCGCGGCGCCACCTCGATCTTCTTGCGCAGGTTCATCACGTGCACGTCGATCGCGCGCTGGGTGATGTAACGGTCGAAGCCGTGCAGGTGCTCCAGCAGCTGCCCGCGGGTGAACACCTGGTCCGGGTGCGCGGCCATCACCTCGAGCAGCCGGAACTCGCCCGGTGTGGTGTCCACCGGCTTCTCGTTCACGCTCACCTCGTGCCGCCCGACGTCCACGGACAGCGCGCCGACGCGCATCGGCCCGGCCTCCCGCTCCGCGGCGTGGGTGCGGCGCAACAGGGTCCGCACGCGGGCCATCAGCTCACGCGGGCTGTAGGGCTTGGTCATGTAGTCGTCGGCGCCGAGGTCGAGGCCGCGCAGCAGGTCGTCCTCTGTGGACCGTGCGGTGAGCATCAGCACGGGCACATCGGACTCCGCGCGCAGGATCCGGCACACCTCGAGGCCGTCCATGCCGGGCAGCATGACGTCCAGTACCAGCAGGTCCGGCCGGCGGCGGCGGACGAGCTCCAGCGTCTCGCGGCCGTCGGGCACGACCACCACCGAGTGGCGCTCCCGCTCGAGGTAGCGGCGGACGAGCTCCGCTTGTTTCGGGTCGTCCTCCGCCAGCACGATGTCAGCACACATGCAGCGAGCATATGGATCACCGCGGTCCCGGGCGAATGGGTCCCGCGATGACCGGCACCGGCCCGGCGAGCGCACCACGCACCCACCGGGCCGCGTCGTCAGGAACCGGCGAGCTTGCGCAGGTCCGGGACGAGCGCGCGCAGGGCCCGGCCACGGTGAGACGACGCGTCCTTCTCCGCCGGCGGCAGCTCGGCGGACGTGCGCGCCCCGCCGTCCGGGACGAAGATCGGGTCGTAGCCGAAACCGTTGGTGCCACGGCGTTCCCGGATCAGCGAGCCGCGCCATTCGCCGCGGACCACCGTCTCCTCGCCGCCCGGCAGGACCAGCGCGGCGGCGCACACGAAGGCGGCGCCGCGGCGTTCGTCCGGGGTGTCGGTGAGCTGGCCGAGCACCAGGTCCAGGTTCGCCTCGTCGTCGCCGTGGCGACCGGACCAGCGGGCGGACAGGACACCCGGCATGCCGTTCAGCGCGTCGACCGCCAGGCCCGAGTCGTCGGCGATCGCGGGCAGGCCGGTGGCCGCCACGGCGTCGCGGGCCTTGGCCACGGCGTTGCCCTCGAAGTCCGGCGCGGTCTCCGGCGCCTCGGGGAACTCCTCGACGTCGCTCAATCCGACGACCTCGATGCCCGAGATGCCCTCGGCCTCGAGGATCCGCCGCAGCTCGCCCAGCTTCTTCTGGTTACGGCTGGCGAGCAGCAACCGGGTCACTTGGAGCCCTTCTTGCGGTCCGGGCGCGGCTCCGGCAGCTCGCCGGGGTACGGCAGCGCCAGCGCCTCGTTCTGCATCCGGGTCAGGTCCGCGCAGCCGGCCAGCGCCATGTCCAGCATCGTGTCCAAAGTGGACCGTGCGAAGGTGGCGCCCTCGCCGGTGCCCTGCACCTCGATCATCGTGCCGGCGTCGGTGGCCACCACGTTCATGTCGACCTCCGCGCGCGAGTCCTCCTCGTACGGCAGGTCGAGGCGCACGCGGCCGTCCACCACGCCGACGCTGATCGCGGCGACCGAGGACGACAGCGGCTGCGGGTCGTTGAGCCGGTTCGCCGCGCCGAGCCAGGTGATGGCGTCGGCGAGCGCGACGTAGCCGCCGGTCACCGCGGCCGTGCGGGTGCCGCCGTCGGCCTGGATCACGTCGCAGTCGATCACGATCGTGTTCTCCCCCAGCGCCGCGAGGTCGATGCACGCGCGCAGGGACCGGCCGATCAGCCGGGAGATCTCGTGGGTGCGGCCGCCGATGCGGCCCTTGACCGACTCGCGGTCGCCGCGGGTGTTGGTCGCCGACGGGAGCATCGCGTACTCCGCCGTGACCCAGCCCAGCCCGGACCCGGCGCGCCAGCGCGGCACGCCCTCGGTGACGCTCGCCGCGCACAGCACGCGGGTGTTGCCGAACTCGATCAGCACCGAACCGGCGGGCCATTTCTGGAAGCCGCGGCTGATCTTGACGTCGCGGAGCTGGTCGTCGTTCCTGCCATCTTTTCTCGACACGCGGTGCACTCTAGAACGTGACCCCGACAGTCTGCCGCTCAGATGTCGTAGACGGAGCCCTGCGTCACGACGTCGGTGTCCGGGAACACCGCCGAGGCCTCGGCCAGCACCACACCGCGGTCGGTCCACGGCGCGATGTGCGTGAGCAGCAGCCGCCCGACGCCCGCGTCCTTGGCCAGTTCGCCCGCCTGCTTGCCGGAGAGGTGGACGCCGCCGGGGCGGTCGGCCGCGTCGGTCCAGGAGGCTTCGGACAGCAGCACGTCGACGCCGTCGGCCAGCTCGCCGAGCGCGCGGCACGGGCCGCTGTCGCCGGTGTAGGCGAGGATCCGGCCGCCGTAGGAGATGCGCAGGCCGAACGCCGGCGTCGGGTGGTGCACGGCGACGGCGGTGACCTCGAACGGGCCGATCCACAGCCGTTCCTCGCGCAGCGCGTGGAACTCGTAGACGTCCGAGAGGTCGACGCCGGCCCTCTCGTCCGCGTCGGCGGCGTACGCGTGAGCGAGGCGCGAAGGCGCGTCCGGCGGCGCGTACAGCGGCAGCCGCTGCGGCCGGGCCGGGTACGGCGGCGCGGGGTGATAGCGGCGCAGCACGGTGAGCGCGTTGACGTCCGCGCAGTGGTCCGAGTGCAGGTGCGACAGGACGAGCGCGTCCAGGTCGAACGGGTCCAGCACCGTCTGGAGCTGGGCGAACGCGCCGTTGCCGAGCTCGAGCCCGAGCTGGAACCCCTCCGCCTCCAGCAGGTAGCCGGACGCTGCGGTGTTCGGCCCGGGAATGCTGCCCGAGCACCCGAGGATCGTCAGTCGCACGTTTCTCACCCTAAACTTCCCGGGCCCGTTCTACGCGCTGGTGGGAGCGAGGACACCTGGGGCGAAGCCCATGAAGCGCTGGGCGAGGCGCGTGAACGGCTCCGGCGAGCCGGTGGCCAGGAACTCGTGCCGCGGCGGGGTGTCGCGCTCGGCCAGCAGGTCCAGCTCGGTGAGCACGCGGAACAGGTCCTTGGCCGTCTCGTCGGCGCTGGAGACGAGCGTGACCTCTTGGCCCATCACGATCTGCAGCACCCCGGACAGCAGCGGGTAATGCGTGCAGCCCAGCACCAGCGTGTCCACTTCGGCGTCCAGCAGCGGTTCGAGGTACCCCTGCGCGAGCCCGAGCACCTGGCGCCCGGAGGTGATGCCGCGCTCGACGAAGTCGACGAAGCGCGGGCACGCGACGCTGGTGAGCTTCACGTCGGGCGCCGCGGCGAAGGCGTCTTCGTACGCGCGTGAGCGGACCGTGCCCTCCGTGCCGATGACGCCGACGCGCTTCGAGTGCGTCGCGACGACGGCGCGGCGCGCGGCGGGCAGCACAACCTCGATCACCGGCACGTCATAACGCTCGCGCGCGTCGCGCAGACAGGCGGCCGAGGCGGTGTTGCAGGCGATCACGAGGGCCTTCACGCCACCCTCGACGAGGTCGTCGAGCGCGGCCAGCGCGTACTCTCGGGCCGTGGCGATGGGCAGTGGGCCGTACGGGTTGTGCGCGGTGTCGCCGACGTAGCGCAGCTGCTCCGACGGCAGCAGCTCCAGGATCGAGCGGGCGACGGTGAGACCGCCGACGCCGGAGTCGAAAACACCGATGGACGCGTCCGGGGAGGTCACACCCCGAGGCTACCGCCGGGTACCGCCTCGATCGCCTTGGCTCCCCGGCGATCGCCCCGTGAGGTCAGCCACGCCGCGAGGATGCCGGCCAGCGCGCCGAACAGGTGGCCCTGCCAGGAGATGCCGGTGTTGCCGGGCAGCAGGCCCCAGAGCATGCCGCTCCAGATGCCGAGCAGCACCACGGCCACCAGGATCTGGCCGGCCGCGCGGTTGAAGATGCCACGCACCAGCAGGAACGCGAGCCAGCCGAAGGCGAGCCCGGACGCGCCCACGGTGTAGGTGTTCCCGCCCGGCCCGATCAGCCACACACCGACCCCGGAGACCAGCCAGATGATGGCCGTGACCACGGCCCAGCGCCCGATGCCCGCCGCCATGGCGAGGAAGGAGAACACCAGCACCGGCACCGTGTTCGAGAACAGGTGCGACCAGTTGGCGTGCAGCAGCGGCGCCCACAGGATCCCGTCGAGCCCCGACAGCCGCCGCGACAGGATGCCGCCGTGGTCGAGGTTCCCCGGGAGGATCACGTCGGCCAGCTCCACCAGGTACAGGACCAGGGTGAACGACAGCGCCACGATCGCCGCCGCCTTCGGGTTGGGCGGCAGGATCCGCTTCGTCACGTCGGTGGGCTTGTCACCGGACGGCACGGGCAGGGGAGGCAGTGGTGTGCTCACGCGTCCAGGTTACGGCCGCCCGGTGCGTCCCGCCTCGGGTGAAATCCCTGATACTCGCCCCGGGTCAAACGCCGTTAAGGCCTCCTTACCCGCGTAGGACGCGGGTAAGGAGGCCTTAACGGCGCTAGTCACGAGCGAGGAGGGGGCAACGGCGCCACGCCGAGCGCCCAGTCGGCCGCCGCCTCCGCGTGCAGCCGCGTGGTGGGGAAGGACGGCACCGGGCTGTCCGTCGCGT
This genomic interval carries:
- a CDS encoding GNAT family N-acetyltransferase, which encodes MPQLLVSIRPADLTSEEGAVGDLMVEYMTWATGQFKASFGIDAPTDPAQMRDNVADFGKPSSALLVAVGAGGELAGAGALRTLEPGVVELKRMYVRPAWRGRHVGSQLLDRLLDQAAELGASTIRLDTARFMHDAQGLYRSRGFAERPPYQGTEIPPDFQQYWAFFERPVTGG
- a CDS encoding plasmid mobilization protein is translated as MGQTLPVEFTADEVEEIQRHADAAGRSLQDFVRETLMVAVTSRGDRRCAALDHVLEVSTGLNERLAR
- a CDS encoding type II toxin-antitoxin system death-on-curing family toxin; this translates as MIDYLTVHDLMVVARKVVAGELAVRDTGILASAAARPQTSVFGEDAYPGVWEKAAALMESLGRGHPLIDGNKRLAWTATWFFLGLNDHPLRAPLDEDTAEPFVHDVVQGRLDLQRIAARLAEFAR
- the bcp gene encoding thioredoxin-dependent thiol peroxidase; amino-acid sequence: MTEQRLSPGDAAPDFTLPDSTGKDVSLSDFHGQAVVVYFYPAAGTPGCTKQACDFRDNLAELNDAGYQVLGVSPDKPEKLAKFVAAEQLTFPLLADPDKTVLTAWGAFGEKKNYGRVVQGVIRSTFIVDADGKIAKALYNVRATGHVAKLIKDLGLAA
- a CDS encoding sensor histidine kinase, whose protein sequence is MRRSLLIRWIAVSALVAVCAIAATAWLAAQTTSGAIQQEQGQVFADDGTIYQGLLSYAATHPNWDGAGPVVRKYADATGRRVVLTTPQGKLIASSDPDPGRLPEQPSVVIDPLSVDPGLGVPSTPDRIDPSAVGPYALTAEERQDLMDTAHKVQLCVQRYFGYADIEVSPGGHPRVAVQDPFAMARCGAPGLEKPVETEETALEKLNQLVSACFGRNSQSAPAVQLAPVNWTFEGPVSSTTDPTARNCVTSARREQLTPYVAPAAWLYITEKGSDQPPSGFTLSSENRVRLAEVAGGILLLTIVVTGLASIRLIRPLHALTGAAQRMKAGETGARVRVKGKDEIARLAVAFNDMSEARERLEVARKAMVSDVAHELRTPLSNIRGWLEATQDGISRLDDELVASLLEEALHLQHIVDDLQDLALADAGSLRVHPEPIDANVLLAQLAAAHAPRADAAGVQLTVPLMTEPELTADPVRLRQSLDNLVSNAVRHTPSGGTVTVTGRRDGDDVVFEVADTGVGIAPEDLPHVFDRFWRADRSRTRGSGGSGLGLAIVRNLAEAHGGTVAVTSTPDHGSTFTLRFPAVKDS
- a CDS encoding response regulator transcription factor, yielding MCADIVLAEDDPKQAELVRRYLERERHSVVVVPDGRETLELVRRRRPDLLVLDVMLPGMDGLEVCRILRAESDVPVLMLTARSTEDDLLRGLDLGADDYMTKPYSPRELMARVRTLLRRTHAAEREAGPMRVGALSVDVGRHEVSVNEKPVDTTPGEFRLLEVMAAHPDQVFTRGQLLEHLHGFDRYITQRAIDVHVMNLRKKIEVAPRKPARLVTVYGVGYKLTAGPPDAP
- the rdgB gene encoding RdgB/HAM1 family non-canonical purine NTP pyrophosphatase encodes the protein MTRLLLASRNQKKLGELRRILEAEGISGIEVVGLSDVEEFPEAPETAPDFEGNAVAKARDAVAATGLPAIADDSGLAVDALNGMPGVLSARWSGRHGDDEANLDLVLGQLTDTPDERRGAAFVCAAALVLPGGEETVVRGEWRGSLIRERRGTNGFGYDPIFVPDGGARTSAELPPAEKDASSHRGRALRALVPDLRKLAGS
- the rph gene encoding ribonuclease PH, producing the protein MSRKDGRNDDQLRDVKISRGFQKWPAGSVLIEFGNTRVLCAASVTEGVPRWRAGSGLGWVTAEYAMLPSATNTRGDRESVKGRIGGRTHEISRLIGRSLRACIDLAALGENTIVIDCDVIQADGGTRTAAVTGGYVALADAITWLGAANRLNDPQPLSSSVAAISVGVVDGRVRLDLPYEEDSRAEVDMNVVATDAGTMIEVQGTGEGATFARSTLDTMLDMALAGCADLTRMQNEALALPYPGELPEPRPDRKKGSK
- a CDS encoding MBL fold metallo-hydrolase — its product is MRLTILGCSGSIPGPNTAASGYLLEAEGFQLGLELGNGAFAQLQTVLDPFDLDALVLSHLHSDHCADVNALTVLRRYHPAPPYPARPQRLPLYAPPDAPSRLAHAYAADADERAGVDLSDVYEFHALREERLWIGPFEVTAVAVHHPTPAFGLRISYGGRILAYTGDSGPCRALGELADGVDVLLSEASWTDAADRPGGVHLSGKQAGELAKDAGVGRLLLTHIAPWTDRGVVLAEASAVFPDTDVVTQGSVYDI
- the murI gene encoding glutamate racemase, with amino-acid sequence MTSPDASIGVFDSGVGGLTVARSILELLPSEQLRYVGDTAHNPYGPLPIATAREYALAALDDLVEGGVKALVIACNTASAACLRDARERYDVPVIEVVLPAARRAVVATHSKRVGVIGTEGTVRSRAYEDAFAAAPDVKLTSVACPRFVDFVERGITSGRQVLGLAQGYLEPLLDAEVDTLVLGCTHYPLLSGVLQIVMGQEVTLVSSADETAKDLFRVLTELDLLAERDTPPRHEFLATGSPEPFTRLAQRFMGFAPGVLAPTSA
- a CDS encoding rhomboid family intramembrane serine protease, with product MPPLPVPSGDKPTDVTKRILPPNPKAAAIVALSFTLVLYLVELADVILPGNLDHGGILSRRLSGLDGILWAPLLHANWSHLFSNTVPVLVFSFLAMAAGIGRWAVVTAIIWLVSGVGVWLIGPGGNTYTVGASGLAFGWLAFLLVRGIFNRAAGQILVAVVLLGIWSGMLWGLLPGNTGISWQGHLFGALAGILAAWLTSRGDRRGAKAIEAVPGGSLGV